Proteins from a single region of Nitrospirota bacterium:
- the purM gene encoding phosphoribosylformylglycinamidine cyclo-ligase, with product MAKLTYKQAGVDIDEGERFVSLISPVVRKTFRPEVLTGIGSFSSLFQLDLRKYKRPVLVSGTDGVGTKLKIAFMTNRHDTVGIDLVAMCVNDILTCGAEPLFFLDYFATGKLVSARAAAVIRGIVKGCREAGCSLVGGETAEMPGFYAEGEYDLSGFAVGIVEKSKIIDGSKIKEGDMVVGLASNGLHSNGYSLVRRLFFDAQKMHVDTYVPELGSVLGKELLKPTRIYVNAFRRLAGNVKIKGMAHITGGGIPGNLPRILPGGVYAEITEGSWPVHQIFRMVQDIGSVPEADMKRTFNMGIGYVMVVSRSTADEAVDLLRKSGYPAFVIGRIGKGGKGVRYSQN from the coding sequence ATGGCGAAACTTACCTATAAACAGGCCGGTGTGGATATTGATGAGGGAGAGAGATTTGTCAGCCTTATCTCTCCGGTCGTCAGAAAGACTTTCAGGCCGGAGGTTTTGACCGGAATCGGTTCCTTCAGCTCGCTTTTTCAGCTCGATCTAAGGAAATACAAACGCCCTGTGCTTGTCAGCGGAACTGACGGAGTCGGAACGAAACTGAAAATCGCCTTTATGACGAACAGGCATGATACTGTCGGGATAGACCTCGTTGCGATGTGTGTCAATGATATTCTTACATGTGGCGCTGAGCCGTTGTTTTTCCTTGATTATTTCGCGACCGGAAAACTTGTGTCAGCCAGGGCGGCAGCAGTGATTAGGGGTATCGTAAAAGGATGCAGGGAGGCAGGGTGTTCATTGGTGGGAGGGGAAACAGCCGAGATGCCGGGCTTTTATGCAGAAGGAGAATATGATCTTTCGGGATTCGCGGTAGGTATTGTGGAAAAAAGCAAAATAATCGACGGATCCAAGATCAAAGAGGGCGATATGGTGGTCGGGCTTGCATCAAATGGCCTGCACAGCAACGGCTATTCACTGGTCAGAAGGCTTTTTTTTGATGCCCAAAAAATGCATGTCGATACCTATGTGCCTGAACTCGGTTCAGTGCTCGGAAAGGAACTTCTGAAACCCACCAGGATTTATGTGAATGCATTCAGGAGGCTGGCAGGGAACGTGAAGATAAAGGGAATGGCGCACATTACAGGGGGCGGTATTCCGGGGAACCTCCCGAGGATATTGCCCGGAGGAGTATATGCGGAAATTACAGAGGGTTCATGGCCTGTCCATCAGATTTTCAGGATGGTGCAAGACATCGGAAGCGTCCCTGAAGCCGACATGAAAAGAACTTTCAATATGGGAATCGGGTATGTTATGGTAGTGTCCAGAAGCACAGCTGATGAAGCTGTGGACCTGCTCAGAAAATCAGGATATCCAGCCTTTGTAATCGGACGTATTGGAAAAGGAGGTAAGGGTGTTCGATATTCACAAAATTAA
- a CDS encoding antitoxin — MKDKLTKEEQKILDSYERGEWIPVKNRAKRKAELMKYARNTLKKDKRLNIRISERDLTELQKKAVSEGLPYQAYISSIIHKFVNGKLVEAKN, encoded by the coding sequence ATGAAAGATAAATTAACTAAGGAAGAACAAAAAATATTGGACAGCTATGAAAGAGGTGAATGGATTCCGGTCAAGAACCGTGCAAAAAGAAAAGCTGAACTTATGAAATATGCAAGGAACACGTTAAAGAAAGACAAAAGACTGAATATAAGAATTTCCGAAAGAGACCTGACTGAATTGCAGAAAAAGGCAGTAAGCGAGGGATTGCCTTATCAGGCATATATTTCGAGCATAATTCATAAATTTGTGAACGGAAAACTGGTAGAGGCAAAAAATTAG
- a CDS encoding GSU3473 family protein: protein MLITVIYTNGKYGVVDSAELNELIHSKKIKKILRSDGWCTPGKDIMRQNAAGDYNGHERRQSFRRTSTVK from the coding sequence GTGCTTATAACCGTCATTTACACGAATGGTAAATATGGAGTGGTAGACAGCGCAGAACTGAATGAACTTATTCACTCAAAGAAGATCAAAAAAATTCTGCGGTCAGATGGCTGGTGCACTCCTGGGAAAGACATTATGCGGCAAAATGCTGCAGGTGATTACAATGGGCATGAGAGACGGCAATCCTTCAGAAGAACCTCTACCGTCAAATAA
- a CDS encoding electron-transfer flavoprotein:ubiquinone oxidoreductase gives MEREVIDFDVVFVGGGPANLSSAIHLANLIQKYNEGIESGKQQGERIEIEDKIAVLEKGAYFGAHNISGAVLIPDVLKELLPDHAQLECPVDAVVNRETIYFLTAKEKIRVPFTPNFLNNHGNYLLSLSRFVGWLSGIAEKKKIMLLEGTAAVEILYEGARVTGVRTDDKRLLENGGYETPGYILNSKVVVLGEGSNGTLRRNLVETLHLHEGRSPSIYELGVKEIYELKSNPMQKGECIHTLGYPFRKGLSGGGFLYCISETQVVIGLIAHLSSEDPQLDPHKDLQKFKQHPLIYGIIRDGKPTHYGARTLPCGGYFSIPKLASDGIMITGDSANLVDSRKLKGLHTAMKSGMIAAEVLFEAFRTKDFSESRLAGYEEKMRQSWIYADLRKSRNFTPAAAKGIPFPGGLLLGMQLLAGGATPLGELKTKPDYETTLDMKSFYGSAAPEPLPKADDRIVVTKLTDVYFSGTSHDERQKSHILLKDEAICRKCIAEYQSPCTAFCPASVYELEENRIQVNFSNCMHCKTCDLKCPFENIVWNLPEGGGGPRYTLQ, from the coding sequence ATGGAACGCGAAGTGATTGATTTCGATGTGGTGTTTGTCGGCGGCGGGCCTGCCAATCTAAGCAGTGCGATTCATTTGGCAAACCTTATTCAGAAATATAATGAAGGTATTGAAAGCGGGAAACAGCAGGGCGAGAGAATTGAGATCGAAGATAAAATTGCGGTTCTCGAAAAAGGCGCATATTTTGGTGCGCATAACATTTCCGGAGCGGTGCTCATTCCTGACGTGCTGAAGGAACTGTTGCCCGACCATGCACAGCTTGAATGCCCTGTCGATGCTGTGGTGAACAGGGAAACCATTTATTTTTTGACCGCAAAAGAAAAGATCAGAGTCCCTTTTACCCCCAATTTCCTGAATAATCACGGCAACTATCTCCTTTCGCTTTCCAGATTTGTCGGCTGGCTTTCCGGGATAGCGGAAAAGAAGAAAATAATGCTTCTTGAGGGAACGGCCGCGGTCGAAATACTTTATGAAGGTGCCAGAGTAACCGGCGTCCGGACGGATGACAAGCGTCTTCTGGAGAATGGCGGATATGAGACCCCCGGATATATTCTGAACTCAAAGGTTGTAGTGCTTGGTGAAGGCAGCAACGGCACCTTGCGCAGGAATCTTGTCGAAACACTGCATCTTCACGAAGGCAGGTCGCCCTCCATATACGAGCTGGGGGTGAAAGAGATTTATGAACTGAAATCCAATCCCATGCAAAAGGGGGAATGCATCCATACGCTCGGATATCCGTTCCGGAAAGGACTTTCCGGTGGCGGATTTCTCTACTGCATTTCAGAGACCCAGGTTGTCATCGGGCTTATCGCGCATCTCAGCTCAGAAGACCCGCAGCTTGACCCGCACAAGGATCTGCAAAAATTTAAACAGCATCCGCTGATTTACGGGATCATCAGAGACGGAAAGCCCACACATTACGGTGCAAGAACGCTTCCCTGCGGAGGGTATTTCTCCATCCCAAAACTTGCCTCCGACGGTATAATGATTACCGGTGACTCTGCGAACCTTGTCGATTCGAGGAAATTGAAAGGGCTCCATACTGCCATGAAGTCGGGAATGATTGCGGCCGAAGTACTCTTTGAGGCGTTCAGGACAAAAGATTTTTCCGAGAGCCGGCTGGCAGGATATGAAGAGAAAATGCGGCAAAGCTGGATATATGCTGATCTCCGGAAGAGCCGTAATTTCACGCCTGCGGCTGCGAAGGGAATTCCTTTTCCGGGAGGGCTGCTTCTCGGAATGCAGTTACTCGCCGGTGGGGCAACACCGTTGGGGGAACTGAAGACAAAACCGGATTACGAGACGACTCTGGACATGAAAAGTTTTTACGGAAGTGCCGCTCCGGAACCTTTGCCAAAAGCCGATGACAGAATTGTGGTGACGAAATTAACCGATGTATACTTCTCCGGCACGTCACACGATGAGAGACAGAAAAGCCATATACTGCTGAAGGATGAAGCAATATGCAGGAAATGCATTGCAGAATATCAATCACCGTGCACGGCGTTCTGCCCTGCCAGCGTGTACGAACTGGAAGAGAACCGAATACAGGTGAATTTCAGCAACTGCATGCACTGCAAGACCTGCGACCTGAAGTGTCCTTTTGAGAATATTGTATGGAACCTGCCGGAGGGAGGCGGCGGACCGAGATACACCCTTCAGTAA